The DNA sequence AGCGCTCGTCGGGGACCACGTCCACCTTCGCCATGAGCGCGCGGCGCACCGGGTCGCGGGCGAGCTCGTCGGTGAAGTCGTCGAGGCCCACGCCGAGCCCGCCGCCGCCGAGCAGGCCCGCCACCACCGCGTACGGCCCGCTGAACTGGGCCTGGTACCCGGTCTCCGGGGCGCGCTTGGTCTCGATCGGCTGGCCGATGGTGCGGATCACCGCGCTCGGCACGCGCAGCTCGATGCGCTCGATCCGGTTCGGGTCGACGCCGCGGGCGCGCAGCGCCATGCCCGCGTCGATCGCGGTGTGGGTGAAGTGGTTCGCCGGATACGGCTTGAAGAAGATGCCCGGGACCTCCCAGGTCTCGCCGAGGCCCTCGACCACCTGCGCGTGGTCGGCCTCGCCGCGCAGGAACGCCTCGAAGAACCCGAACCGGCCCTCGAGCACGGTGGGCGGGCCGGTGAAGCCGCGCGCCACCAGCGCCGCGGCGGTGACCGCGGAGTGCGCGGCCCAGCCGCAGTGCAGCCGCTTCACCGTGCCGCCGGTGCGGTTCGCCTCGATGATGCCGGAGGCGAACGAGGCGGTGATGCCGAGCGCGTGCAGCACGCCCTGCTCGCCGAGGCCCATGAGCATCGCCGCGGCGGCGGCGCCGCCCATCGCGCCGCAGATCGACGTGGCGTGCTGGCCGTGCTCGAAGAACACCGAGTTGCCCAGCTCGGTGTCGTAGCCGGCCATGCCGAGCCGTACCGCGATCTCCAGGCCGACCGCGATCGCCGCACAGGCCGCGGCCCCGTCCGCGCCGGCGGCCTGGGCGGCGGCGAGCGCGGCCGGGACCACCGCGGCGCTCGGGTGCAGCACCGAGGGCAGGTGGGTGTCGTCGTAGTCCAGCGAGTGGGCGAGCACGCCGTTGGCGAACGCGGCCTGGGCGGCGGGCAGCGCGTCCGGCACGCCGACCGCGTTCGCCTCGGGACGGCCGCCCTGCTCGGCGACGTACCCGACGGCGGCGGCGCTGGTCGGCAGCCGGTACGCGGCGACGCACAGGCCGAGCACGTCGAGCACCCGCTGCCGGACGCTGCGCGCCACGTCCTCCGGGAGCGGCTTGGCCGCGGTCTCGGCCGCGAACCGGGCGAGGGCGGCGGCGAGGGTCGTCTCAGCCACGGCCGACCACCGCCAGCGGGCGGACCGGGGAGCCGGTGGCGCCGAAGATGGGCAGCGGGGAGAGCACGAAGGTGAACTCGTGCACCCCGTCGGCGGCGAGCTCCTCGAGGTTGAGCGTCTCGATGATGTACACGCCGCGCTCCACGAGCAGCACGCGGTGGGCGGGCAGGACCGAGTGGCCCTTGCCGGGCTTGAGGCACTCGAACGCGATCGTGTCCGCGCCGGCCGCGTGCGGCCTCTGGTCGGCGAGCCAGACCGCGCCCGCCTCGCCCACGCCCGGGACGCCGGACTCGTGGCCGATGTAGACGTTGCGGTCGGGGTTGGCGAAGTGCCGCCCCCAGCCGCTGCGCACGAGCACCACGTCGCCGGGGGCGATCGGGGTGCCCTGCCGTTCGACGGTCTTCTCCAGGTCCTCGGGGGTGATCTCGTAGCCGGGCTCGCAGCCCTCCGGGGTGCCGAGCGCGGCGGGCACGTCGAGCAGCACGCCGCGGCGGAGCATCGGGGCGATGGTGTGCGCGCCGAGCTCGGCGAACCGGCCGCCCCGGGACGCCTCGTCCGCGGCCGCGCCGCCGAGCAGCCGGCCCTCGTGGGAGACGTGGGCGAAGGCGTCGATGTGGGTGCCGACGTGGGTGCCCATCACGATGATGTCGTTGGCGGCCGAGCCGCCGTCCGGCCGCACCATGTCGCCGTGCCGCCGCGGCAGCGAATGCCAGAACGGGGGGTGGTTGGGGGACTGCGGCATGCCGATGGTGAGCGGCCGTCCCAGGTCGTAGATCCGGACCCCCTCGCGGACCGCCCGCAGCAGCGGGTCGGCGGTGCCCGCACCGGTCACTTTCCCTCGCCCTTCCGTGTCGAAATGGGTGTCGCTCTGGGTGTCGATGCGGGTGGTCATGCGATCACCCGCTTCTCGCGCAGCTCGGCCACGGTTTCCGCGTCGATGCCGAGCTCGTTGCGGAGGATGTCGTCGGTGTCCGCGCCGAGCGGCCGGCCGGGGAACCGGATGCGGCCGGGGGTGTTCGACATCCGCCACATCACGTTGTGCATGAGCACCGACCCGAGCTCGGCGTCCTCGACCCGGGTGAGCATCCCGGTCTCCCGGACGTGCGGGTCCTCGACGATGTCGCGGGCGTCGTAGACGGGGGCGACCGCGGCGCCGACGCGCTCGAACTCCTCGATCACCTCGGCCCGGGTGCGCTCGGCGATCCAGTCGCCGACGTACCTGTCGAGCAGGTCGGCGTGCCTGGCACGTTCCCGGCCGGTGGCGAACCAGGGCTCGTCGATCACCTCGGGGTGGCCGACCAGCCGCATCACCCGCTCGGCGATGCTCTGCGCGCTGGTGGACACGGCCACCCACTTGCCGTCCTTGCACCGGTAGGTGTTGCGCGGGGAGTTGTTCGTGGAGCGGTTGCCCTGCCGCTGCCCGATGACGCCGAGCGCGTCGTAGACCATCGGGCCGGGGCCGACCGCCGTCATGATCGGCTCGAGCAGGCTCATGTCGACGATCTCGCCGCGGCCGGTGCGCTCCCGGGCCCACAGCGCCATCATCGTCGCGGCCGACGCGGCGATCCCGCAGATGCTGTCGGCGAGGCCGAACGCGGGGAGCGTCGGCGGCCCGTCCGGCTGCCCGGTGAGGTGGGCGAAGCCGCTCATCGCCTCGGCGAGGGTGCCGAACCCGGGACGCGCCGCGTACGGCCCGCGCTGCCCGAACCCGGTGATCCGGACGATGACCAGCCGCGGGTTCGCCTCGTGCAGCACGTCCGGGCCGAGCCCCCAGCGCTCCAGCGTGCCCGGCCGGAAGTTCTCCACCAGGACGTCGGCGGTCCGGGCCAGGCGGAGCAGGATGTCGGCGCCCTCCGGCGCGGACAGGTTGAGGCCGAGCGTGCGCTTGTTCCGGGAGATCTCCTTCCACCAGAGCGGAACGCCGTTCTTCGCGGGGCCGTGCCCCCGCATGCCGTCCCCGGCGACCGGGTGCTCGATTTTGATCACGTCGGCGCCCTGATCACCGAGGATCTGGCAGCACAGCGGTCCGGCGAGGATGGTGGACACGTCCAGCACCCGCAGTCCCGTCAGTGGCCCGTCTTTCACTGAGTTCTCCTGTTCCGCCATAGTGGACGCCGTTCCGCTCAGAGGTTAAGCCTTCGGTCGTTGCAGGGTCAACTCGGTGCCTGACGCCCCGAGCCGTCCCCGGAAAAGGCCTGCTGACCTGCGATTTCCCGGTTCCCGGCCGATGCGGCCCCGCCGTTCCAGGCCGCGCGGGCGAACAGCACCGCGAACGCGGCACCGCCGCAGCAGGCCGCGGTCAGCGCCCAGCCGGCCGGGTACGACGCGTACTCGGCCACCGTGCCGACGAGCAGCGGCCCGGCGATCCCGCCGACCGCGCCGCCCGCCTGGACCACGCCCGAGGCCCGGCCCGCCTGGGCCGGATAGGTCTCGGCGAGGGCGAGCGCGGCCACGCTCGTCCACCCCCAGCCCGCGCCGGACGCGATGAGCACGCCGGGCAGCACCAGCGCCGGGTCGCCCGGAATCAGCAGCGCGAAGCCCGCCGCCCCGAGCACCATCAGCCCCGCCACGGTGAACCGGCCGTGCCGCCGCCCCCGGCCGAGGCCGAGCGCGAGCCGTACCGCGATGATCGTCAGGCTGCCCAGGGCGAGCAGCCCGCCCGCCGCGCTCTGCGACATCCCGAGCCGCGCCCCGTAGTCGACGATCAGCCCGCTCAGCGCGGTCGCCGCCGCCGAGCACAGCAGGTACGCCAGGGTGAGCAGCACCAGCGGCGCCACCGGGGTGAGCCGGGTGCGCGGCGGCGCCGGATCCCCGCGGCCGGGCCGCGGCCCGCCCTCGTCGGGCACCCGTAACACGAGCAGTGCCACCACCGCCGCGGCGTCGAGCAGGAACACCAGCCGCCACGGCAGGCCGAGCGTGAGCAGGGACGGCGCCAGCCCGGCGAGCAGCGTGGAGGCCGGCAGCGAGGAACGTTCCAGGCCGAACACGAGCGGCCGCCACGCCGGGCGCACGTTGCGGACGATGAGCAGCGTGCCGAGCGGCGCGCCGATCGCCGAGCCGACCCCGCCGACCGCCATCGCCACGAGCAGCCCCGGCCAGGAGCCGCCGAACAGCGCCACGGCGACGAGGCACGCCCCGGTCAGCGCCGCGGTGAGGCGCAGCGCCCGCCGCGGGCCGAGCCGGTCCGCCGCCAGGCCGCCGAGCGGCATCGCGGCCGCGCCCACCGCGAAGAACACGCTGATCGTCAGGCCGAGCGAGGCGCTGTCCAGGCCCAGGTCGGTGCGGACCGCCACGCCGAACGCCCCCACCAGGTAGGCGGGGTGGATGTACAGCATGCCGACGAGCACGGCGAGCACGATCGCCCGCCGCGAGGCCCACGCCGGCGACGCGCCGGCGGTGCCCGACCGGCTCGCCCCGCGCCCCCGATCCGCGCCGCCGTACCGTGGCCGCCGCCACAGCCCGGGGCGCGTCACCCCCAGATCTCATCCGCGTAGAGGATGTTGACCGGGGTACGCCAGCCGGTCGCCTCGTCCCGGCCCCAGCGGCGGCGCCACTCGGCCGCGTGCTCGAGGATCACCGGGTCGCCGAAGTGCAGCCTGCCGTCCGCGTGGAACGCCTCGAAGTCGTCGACGAACAGCAGGTCGAAGTGCTTGAACCACTCCTCGCCCCGCACGTTCCGCCGGACCACGAAGTTCGCGTACGACTGGATTCCGGGGTTCTGCCGGAAGACGGGGTAGTCCACGGTGCGGGTGAACTCCTCGTACTCCTTCAGGTCCACGCCCGGTTTGATGTTGTAGGTGAGCAGCACCAGCTTGCGCGCCATGGCGGACAACTCCTTCTGAATCGGAAACCTCGGATGGTTCACAGGGCGCGGCCGAGGGCGTGGCCCTCGAACATCGCCTCCAGCAGCGAGCGCGGGGCCACCGCGTCGCCCACGACGTGGACGTCGAGTCCCGCGCCGGCCAGCTCGGCCGCGAGCCGGTCGGCGGCGTCCGGCGGCTCGGCCACCACCACGTCGGTGACCCCCTCGATGACCTGCGTGGCCGAGACCAGCGACGAGGTCAGCTCCGCCCGGTCGCCGCGGAACGTGGCCTGCACGCCGGTCCACAGGTTCACGCCGAGGTCGCGGAGCCGTTCCACGGTGGTCATCCGGCTGTAGTAGCTCACCCCCCACAGCGGCGAGCCGGCCCGGGTGACCACGTGCACGGTGGCGCCGCCGCGCGCCGCGGTCTCCGCGACGGACGCGGTCGTCCAGCTCCCCTCACCGTCGAGGATCACCAGGGTGCGGCCCGCCCAGGACCGCCCGTCGAGCGCCTGCTCGGGGGTGAGCGGCCGCGCCCAGCCGGGCGCCTTCGGCCGGCGGCGGGCCGAGCCGGTGGCGATCACCACGGCGTCGGGCCCGGCGGCGAGCACGTCGGCCGCGGTGACCGGCGTGCCGGTGCGGATCTCCACGCCGAGCCGCCGGAGCTGGTTCTCCTCGTAGCGGCGCAGCAGGTCGAGCTCGTGCCGCCCCACGCCGCGCCGCCCGGTGCGGATCTGCCCGCCGAGCTCGGCCGCCTGCTCCCACAGCCGCACCCGGTGCCCGCGCTCGGCGGCCACCCGGGCGGCCTCCATGCCCGCCGGGCCGCCGCCGACGACGAGCACCGACCGGGGCGGGTCGGCGTCCCGGGTCGGCTCCGGCCACTCGGCCTCCCGGCCCACGCGGGGGTTCATCATGCAGGTGATCGGCCGGTGCCCGGCGATCTCGCCGATGCAGAAGTTGCACGACACGCAGGGCCGTACCTCTTCCTCCCGGCCCTCGGCGACCTTGGCCAGCAGGAACGGGTCGGCCATGTGCGCCCGGGTCATCGCGACCAGCGCGATCTTCCCCGTGGCGAGCGCCTTCTCCGCGTCCGCGACCTCGGCGAACCGGCAGGCGGTGAGGATCGGCACGTCCCCGGCGACCTCGGCGATCGCCAGCGTCTTGTCGAGGTACGGCGCCCGCCCCTCGCTCATGTCGGCGACGTGGTGGCCGATCGACGGCTCGGTGTAGGAGGCGACCGACACGTTGAGGAACGCGATCGGCCGGGTACGGCACAGCGTCTCGGCGATCCGCCGGCCCTGCGCGAGGTCCTGGCCGCCGGGCAGCAGCTCGTCCGCGCTCATCCGCACGCCCACCAGCAGCTCGGAGCCGACCGCCTCCAGCACGTCGTCGAGCACCTCGAGGGGGAACCGCAGCCGGTTCTCCTCCGAGCCGCCGTAGGCGTCGGTGCGGGTGTTGGAGGCCGGGGAGATGAACTGGTGGAGCAGGTGCCCGTGGCCGAAGTGGACCTCCAGGCCCTGGAAGCCCGCCTTGACCGCGAGCCGGGCCGCGTCCACGTAGGCCCGCCGTACCTCGCGCATGTCGGCGAGCGTCATCACGTGCGGCACCGGGCCGGTGACGTGCCAGCGCACCGTGCTCGGCCCCCACGAGGCGGTGCGGCGGAACACGTTCTCGCTGTGCCGCCCGGTGTGGGTGATCTGCACGAAGACCGCGGCGCCCGCGGCGCGGACCGCCTCGACGATCCGGGTCAGCCCGGGCAGGGCCTCGGGCGCGGAGCTGAGCCCGCCCGCCCGGCCGAGGCTGGTGTCGTGCACCCGCAGCGGCTCGACGATGATCAGCCCGGCGCCGCCCTGCGCCCGTTCCCGGAAGTAGGCGACATGCCGGTCGGTGGGCAGGAAGTCGACGGCGAAGTTCGTGGTGTGCGCCGACACGAAGATCCGGTTGCGCAGGGTCAGGCCGCCGAGCCGCAGCGGCCGGAACACGTGGGGGTAGGCGGCGGCCCCCGGGTACGGCTCAGGCATCGGTGTCCTCCTCCCGGACGGTGACCGTGACGGTGGCGTTGCCCCTGACCACCGCGGAGATCGCGCAGCGCCGCTCGGCGACCGGCAGCGCGGCGTCGAGCACGTCGCGCGGCACGCCCCGCGCGGACACCTCCAGGCGGATGGCGTCGATGGTCCAGCCCGAGGCGTCGATGCGCAGCACGCACGTCCCGGTCACCTCGACCGACTGGCCGTCGGGGGAGGCGTCGGGCCGTGCCGCGTCGAGCGCGCCGCGCAGCGCCATGGCGAAGCAGGCGGCGTGCGCGGCGGCGAGCAGCTCCTCGGGGGAGGTGGCGGCCGCGTCGCCGGAGCGTTTGCGCGTCTCCAGCGAGATCGGCAGCGGCCCGGCCGCGCCGGAGCCGAACCCGAGGCTGCCCGCACCGCCCCGCAGCGCGCCCTGCCAGGTGGCCTGGGCGGTGCGCCGTACCAGCGCGGTGGGCACGGCGGTGGGCACGGTGGGCTTGGCGTCCGCGGGCGGGGCGTCGGCGGCCCGCCACTGCGGCTCGATCTCCTCGGGGGTGCGGGCCCGCAGCACCCCGCTGATCTCCAGGTCGTTCCAGACCCGCTGCTCGACGATGCGGCCGTCGCGCAGCCGGAACCGGTCGACGTAGCGCACCCCGTCGTAGCGGACCCCGGCGTTGTTCTCCCCGTAGAGCGTCCCCATCGACCAGACGACCACGTCGCCGCCGCCGTCGCGGAACGCCTCGTACTCGGTGCGGTGCTTGTCGACCCACCGGTAGCGGCGGGCCGAGGCCGCCGCGAGCTCCTCCAGGGTGGTGTACCGCCGCCCACCCGGGAAGATCATCACGACGTCGTCGGCGAGGTGCTTCGCGGCGGCGGCGTGGTCGCCCCGCCCGACCGCCGCCAGGAAGTCCTCGACGACCGCGATGGCCGCGTCGGTGTCACCGGATTGGCCGCTCATGGGCGTCTCCCTGATCGAAGATCCTGGGCACGGGCCCCGGCCGGGTGGCCGGGGCCGGCCCGTCGCTGGCGTGTGGTCCGCGCCCGCGCCCGGTGGACGGCCGGGGGAAACGTCGCCCACCGGGGCGCGGGGCGGGAGCCCCGGCACGGGAACCGGGGCGGACGGTCACCCTCGTGTCCTCACCGGTCGGCGGGGGAGGGGGCCGGTTCGGGCCGGTCGGCGGAGATGCGCTCCGCGGCCCGGCGGATCGCGCGCCGGATGCCCGCGTATCCGGTGCACCGGCAGAGCGTGCCGTTGATCGCCTCGTCGATCGCGGCGTCGTCCGGGTCCGGGTTCCGCTCCAGCAGCTCGCAGGTGACGAGCAGGGTGCCCGGCAGGCAGAACCCGCACTGGAAGCCGAACTCGTCCCAGAACGCCTGCTGCACCGGGTGCAGCTCGCCGTCCTTGGCGAGGCCCTCGATCGTGGTGATCTCGGCGCCGTCGGCGGACACCGCGAGCACCGAGCAGGACTTCACCGTCTGTCCGTTCACCAGCACGGTGCACGCCCCGCAGTCGCCGTTCAGGCACCCGACGTGGGTGCCGGTGAGGCCGACCTCCTCGCGGATCGCGTGCACCAGGAGCCGGCTCGTCTCGACGTCGATCTCGCGTTCCTCACCGTTGACGGTGATCCGGATCCTGGTCACGGTGTTTCCTCTCCGCCGGCCGCGAGGGCCTTGGCGACGCTTCGGGCAACGATCGCGGGGGCCACCCGCATCCGGTAGGCGCCGTCCGCGAGGAGGTCGCTCCACGGCTCGGGGACCGCCGCCGCCACGGCCCGGCGCACGTGGTCCCGCCACGCCGGGTCGTCGACGCCGGCGGACGGCGGCTCGACGTCGATCAGCCGCGGGGTCTCGGCCACCGCGCCGATCGCCACCCGCAGCGAGCCGTCCGGCCGCGACACCACGGCCGCGGTCACGATCGGCCAGCTGCTCTCGGCGAGCTTCAGCTTCGTGTAGCCCGCCGTACCGTCCGGCCGGGGGAGCACGATCGCCGCGAGCACCTCGTCCCTGCGGCGCACGGTGGCGAAGGCGCCCGTGTAGAACTCCTCCGCGGGCACCTCGCGCACGCCCCGCGCCGAGGCCAGCCGCATCCGCGCGCCGAGCGCGACGAGGCACGCCGGCACGTCGGAGCACGGGTTGGCGTACGCGGCCGACCCGCCGATCGTGCCCTTGTTGCGGATCTGCGGGCCTCCGGTGATCCCGGAGGAGAGCGTGCGCAGCAGCGGCACGAGCGCGGCGGCCCGGTCGTCGGAGAGCACCTCGGTGTAGGTGGTGGTGGCGCCGACCACCACCTCGTCGCCCTCCTCCCGGATCCCCGACAGGCCCGCCCGGGACAGGTCCACCACCACGTCGGCGGAGGCCCGGCCGTGCGTCAGGTCGGGGATGATCATCGTTCCCCCGCCCAGCACGACGACGTCCCCGCGGGCCTCGGCGAGGGCCGCGACCACGCCGTCGAGGTCGGGCGGGGCGTGGTAGCCGAAGTTGTTGGTGATCATGAGCTGCGCGCCTCGTCGATGAGAGCCAGAACGACCGGAGGGGTGAGCGGCACCTGCCGCACCGTGACGCCGAACGGCGCGAGCGCGTCCTCGATCGCGTTCGCCACCGCGGCCTGCGCGCCGCCGACCCCGGCCTCGCCCGCGCCCTTGTTGCCGTACATCGTGTACGGGCTCGGCGTGACCTGGTGCTCCAGCCGGGGCACCGGCAGGTCCGCCGGGCGCGGCAGCATGTACGCCTTGAAGCGGTCGCTGAGCAGCCGCCCGTCCGCGTCGAACACCAGCCGCTCGGTGAGCGCGGCGCCCACGCCCATCGCGATCGCCCCGTGCGCCTGCCCTTCGACCAGCGCCGGGTTGATCATCACGCCGCAGTCGTGGGCCATCACGAAGTCGAGCAGCCTCGCTTGCCCGGTCTCCGCGTCGACCTCGACCACGGCCGCGTGCAGCGCGCTCGAGTAGGTCGGGTACGGCTGGATCCGGCCGTGCTCGTCCGGGACGTGGTCGATGTTCCCCGGCTTGAACGCACGGGTCGCCTCGAGCGTCGGCTCCACGCCGGACGCCTCCGCGAACGCCCGGGTGAGGATCGCCGCCGCGACCTCCGGCACCGGTACGGCACGGCCGTCCCCGGCCCGTACCTCGCCGTCGGCCACGGTCACCGCGTCCGGGTCGGCCCCGAGCAGCCGCGCGCCCACCGTGGCGATCTTCTTCCGCAGGTCGCGGGCGGCGAGGGCGGCCGAGCCGCCGCCGGTCACCATGCCGCGCCCGCTGAAGTTGCCGAACCCGTTCGGGCACCGGTCGGTGTCGCCTTGGACCACGGTGATCCACTCGAGCGGCACGCCCAGCTCGTCGGCGACGATCTGGGCGATCCCGGTGTCGTTGCCGCCGCCCGGGCTCGTCACCCCGGTGAGCACGGTGACCCCGCCGGTCATGCTCATCCGCACCGTGGTGACGTCGAACCCGGAGACGAACGTGCCGGGGCTGTCGGCCGACTCGGGGGTGAGCTCGAAGGCGAGCCCGATCCCCAGGTACCGGCCCTGCTCGCGCAGCTCCGCCTGCCGCCTGCGCAGCCGCTCGTAGCCGAGCGCCTTGAGCGCCTTGTCGAGCAGCCCGGGGAAGTCCCCGCTGTCGATGTTCAGCCCGGCCGGGGTCCGGTACGGGAAGCGGTCCGGCGGGACGAAGTTGGCCCGGCGGACCTCCGCCGGGTCGAGCCCCAGGCGGCGGGCCACCAGGTCCACGACGCGCTCCATCACGAAGTGCGCCGAGTCCTTGCCGAACCCGCGGGCGGCGGAGAGCGGCGGCTTGTTCGTCACCACGACGTGCAGCTCCACCTGTACGGCGGGCACGAGGTAGCCGGAGGAGAGCGTGGTCGCCGTCATGTTCGGCATCGCCCAGCCCGCCTGCGCGGTCATCGTGCCCGCGTCGGCGATCACGCGGTCCCGGAGCGCCGTGATGCGCCCGTCCCGCGTCACCCCGACCTCGACGTGGTGCACCTGCTCGCGGGCGCCCAGGAGGAGGGACTCGTGGCGGTCCTCGATCCACTTCACCGGCGCGCCGGCGAGCCGGCTGAGGACGCAGACGAGCACCTCCTCCGGGTGGCCCTGCATCTTGAGCCCGAAGGCGCCGCCGACTCGGGCGGTGACCACGCGGATCCGCGTCTCGTCGATGCCGAGACTCCTGGCGACCATCCACCGCAGCTGGTGCGGGTTCTGCAGCGACCCGTAGACGGTGAGCGTGCCGTCCATCCGGTCCCAGGACGCGAGGTATCCCCGCGGCTCCATCGGGGCTGTCGAGGTGCGCCCGGTCCGGATCGTCTCGGTGATGACGAGGTCGGCCCCGGCGAGCGCGGCGTCCACGTCGCCGGTGCCGTACCACCGGTGCAGGACCACGTTGTCCGGCCACTCGTCGTAAACGCGCGGCGCGTCCGGCGCGAGCGCCGCCTCGGCGTCGAGCACGTGCGGCAGCCGCTCGTACTCCACCCGGACCAGCCGGGCGGCCGCCTCGGCCTCCCGGCGGGTCCGGGCGACCACGGCGGCGACCGGCTGGCCCGCGTACACCACGGTCCCGTGGGCGAGGCAGCGGATGTCGACGCCCCGCGCGCCCCGCACCACCGGGTCGATGAAGTACGGGATCGGGCCCGCGTGCTCGGCCGCCTGCTCGCCGGTGAGCACGAGGACCACGCCCGGGCTGCGCTCCGCCTCGGTGACGTCGATGCGCCGGATGCGCGCGTGCGCCACCTCGCTGCGCACCACCACCGCGTGGAGCATGCCCGGCAGGGTGATGTCGTCGACGAAACGGCCGCGGCCGGTGAGCAGGACGTCGCCGTCCGCCTTGCGGACCGACGAGCCGATGGCCGGGCCGCGCCGGGTGGCGGCCTGGCTCATGGCAACTTGACCCGGATCCGCTGGCCGACCCGGTAGACGGGGTTGCGCTTCTCGACGTCGTACATGTCGAGCTCGCCGTTCTCGTCGAGCCGCTGCTGCAGGCCCTTGGTGAGCCGCTCGTGGCTGGTGATGAGGAACATCTGGCCGTCGATCGAGGGGAACGGGGGCTCGTGCCAGGTGCCGCGGTGCAGGTTGATGCACACGTCACCCGGGATGATGAACGCCCGGACCGTCTCCAGCGGGGGGAAGCCGTTCACCAGCGGCACGTCCGGCGGCGCCACCACGGCCACGTACGGCTGCCCGCCGAGCGGGATCATCGTCTGGGTCATCTCGACGTGGCGCTCCAGGTTCTTCACGGTGTCACCGCGAAGGCCGACCCGGAACACCAGGAACTCCGGCGGGGTGTCGGAGTCGAGCTTCACCGGGCCGTGGACCCGGTTCTTGCCCTGGTAGAAGTCGATGGGCAGCCGCGGGGTGGCGTCGAGCGACATCACCTCGCCGAACGGGGCGAAGTCCTCCGCGGTCACCTCTTGCGGGGTGAGCAGGTGCTCTGGGATCTCGAGGCTGGACAATGCGTCCTCCGATGATCGTTGCTGGGCGGGATGGTCGCGGGGGCGTGGCGTGGGGACGGCCCGGCGACGCGGGCCGGGGTGGGCGGCCCACCCCGCGGTGGCCGTACGGCCGAGCGGGGCGGACCGCCGCCTGCCGGTCGATCGGTCGGTCGGGGGATCGCGGGGGCTGATCAACCGGCCGGCCGTGCCACGGGCTCACCCGGTGGTGGTGAGGCGCTTGGGGAGCCCGGGAGCTCGGGGGTGAGGAGGGCGAGCAGGTCGGCGACGGCCGCGTCCGCGGGCGGGTCGAGCAGCAGCCCGGCCGCCCGGTCCGCGTTGCCCTCCCCGGCCACGGGCGCGACGTACCGCAGGAACTTGCCGACCAGCTCGTCCCGGGTGAGCGGGGCGCGCCGGTCGCCCGCGGGCAGGTCGACGAAGCGCTCGTACCGCTCGCCGGACCGCGTGGTGACGGTCACCCGGGTGGCGGTGTACTCCGGGTAGCGGGCGTTCATCCGGTCCGAGGCGTGGATCCGGACGACGGCCGCCACCCGGTGCACCAGCGGGTCGGCGATCCGGTCCGGCGCGTACTGCGCGCCGGTCACGTCCCGGTCGACCAGCGCCGCGGCCGCCACGTACGGCAGGCTCAGCGTGCACGGGATCGCCGAGCCGCCCGGCTCGACGGTGCGGTCGACGAGCACGCGGGCGACGTCGTAGGTCTCCACGTCGACGTCGGCGATCTCCGCCGGGTCGAGGTCGTGCTCGGTGGCGATGGCCACGCACGCCTGGGCCGCGCCGTGGGTGTGCCGGCAGCCCGCGAACCGCTTCTGGTGCACCTCGAGGATCGTCCACTCCTCGCCGAGCCCGGCGGTCAGCGCCGGGTCGCCGGGCGCGCCGCGGAACAGCGCGACCAGGCCCTTGGGGTGCTCGAGCACCTGCGGCCAGCCGGTGAGCCCGGCCTTGGCGTGCAGCGCGCCCTCGGCCCCGGCCCGCGCGATCTGCCCGGCGAACGCGGGCTTCGCGGTGGGCCCGGCGAAGATCGACTCGATCATGATCGCGGGGACGAAGAACGCCGCGGCGCCCATCGCCGAGACGATCCCGCCGGCGTCGAGGCCGAGCAGCCGGGCGCACCCGGCGGCCGCGCCGTACCCGGCCGCGATCGGGAACCAGCCCGCCGCGGTGGCGCCCGGGTGCAG is a window from the Thermopolyspora flexuosa genome containing:
- a CDS encoding MmgE/PrpD family protein, whose product is MAETTLAAALARFAAETAAKPLPEDVARSVRQRVLDVLGLCVAAYRLPTSAAAVGYVAEQGGRPEANAVGVPDALPAAQAAFANGVLAHSLDYDDTHLPSVLHPSAAVVPAALAAAQAAGADGAAACAAIAVGLEIAVRLGMAGYDTELGNSVFFEHGQHATSICGAMGGAAAAAMLMGLGEQGVLHALGITASFASGIIEANRTGGTVKRLHCGWAAHSAVTAAALVARGFTGPPTVLEGRFGFFEAFLRGEADHAQVVEGLGETWEVPGIFFKPYPANHFTHTAIDAGMALRARGVDPNRIERIELRVPSAVIRTIGQPIETKRAPETGYQAQFSGPYAVVAGLLGGGGLGVGLDDFTDELARDPVRRALMAKVDVVPDERCDAIFPYQFPAIVRLWTDDGREWTEEVLANRGGSKRPLSDAELATKFHANVAGRLPEETARAVYDLVARLDTLPGVGDVMRLLGTLTDPTPRP
- a CDS encoding CaiB/BaiF CoA transferase family protein: MKDGPLTGLRVLDVSTILAGPLCCQILGDQGADVIKIEHPVAGDGMRGHGPAKNGVPLWWKEISRNKRTLGLNLSAPEGADILLRLARTADVLVENFRPGTLERWGLGPDVLHEANPRLVIVRITGFGQRGPYAARPGFGTLAEAMSGFAHLTGQPDGPPTLPAFGLADSICGIAASAATMMALWARERTGRGEIVDMSLLEPIMTAVGPGPMVYDALGVIGQRQGNRSTNNSPRNTYRCKDGKWVAVSTSAQSIAERVMRLVGHPEVIDEPWFATGRERARHADLLDRYVGDWIAERTRAEVIEEFERVGAAVAPVYDARDIVEDPHVRETGMLTRVEDAELGSVLMHNVMWRMSNTPGRIRFPGRPLGADTDDILRNELGIDAETVAELREKRVIA
- a CDS encoding cyclase family protein — protein: MTTRIDTQSDTHFDTEGRGKVTGAGTADPLLRAVREGVRIYDLGRPLTIGMPQSPNHPPFWHSLPRRHGDMVRPDGGSAANDIIVMGTHVGTHIDAFAHVSHEGRLLGGAAADEASRGGRFAELGAHTIAPMLRRGVLLDVPAALGTPEGCEPGYEITPEDLEKTVERQGTPIAPGDVVLVRSGWGRHFANPDRNVYIGHESGVPGVGEAGAVWLADQRPHAAGADTIAFECLKPGKGHSVLPAHRVLLVERGVYIIETLNLEELAADGVHEFTFVLSPLPIFGATGSPVRPLAVVGRG
- a CDS encoding FAD-dependent oxidoreductase — encoded protein: MPEPYPGAAAYPHVFRPLRLGGLTLRNRIFVSAHTTNFAVDFLPTDRHVAYFRERAQGGAGLIIVEPLRVHDTSLGRAGGLSSAPEALPGLTRIVEAVRAAGAAVFVQITHTGRHSENVFRRTASWGPSTVRWHVTGPVPHVMTLADMREVRRAYVDAARLAVKAGFQGLEVHFGHGHLLHQFISPASNTRTDAYGGSEENRLRFPLEVLDDVLEAVGSELLVGVRMSADELLPGGQDLAQGRRIAETLCRTRPIAFLNVSVASYTEPSIGHHVADMSEGRAPYLDKTLAIAEVAGDVPILTACRFAEVADAEKALATGKIALVAMTRAHMADPFLLAKVAEGREEEVRPCVSCNFCIGEIAGHRPITCMMNPRVGREAEWPEPTRDADPPRSVLVVGGGPAGMEAARVAAERGHRVRLWEQAAELGGQIRTGRRGVGRHELDLLRRYEENQLRRLGVEIRTGTPVTAADVLAAGPDAVVIATGSARRRPKAPGWARPLTPEQALDGRSWAGRTLVILDGEGSWTTASVAETAARGGATVHVVTRAGSPLWGVSYYSRMTTVERLRDLGVNLWTGVQATFRGDRAELTSSLVSATQVIEGVTDVVVAEPPDAADRLAAELAGAGLDVHVVGDAVAPRSLLEAMFEGHALGRAL
- a CDS encoding MFS transporter, with the translated sequence MTRPGLWRRPRYGGADRGRGASRSGTAGASPAWASRRAIVLAVLVGMLYIHPAYLVGAFGVAVRTDLGLDSASLGLTISVFFAVGAAAMPLGGLAADRLGPRRALRLTAALTGACLVAVALFGGSWPGLLVAMAVGGVGSAIGAPLGTLLIVRNVRPAWRPLVFGLERSSLPASTLLAGLAPSLLTLGLPWRLVFLLDAAAVVALLVLRVPDEGGPRPGRGDPAPPRTRLTPVAPLVLLTLAYLLCSAAATALSGLIVDYGARLGMSQSAAGGLLALGSLTIIAVRLALGLGRGRRHGRFTVAGLMVLGAAGFALLIPGDPALVLPGVLIASGAGWGWTSVAALALAETYPAQAGRASGVVQAGGAVGGIAGPLLVGTVAEYASYPAGWALTAACCGGAAFAVLFARAAWNGGAASAGNREIAGQQAFSGDGSGRQAPS